The nucleotide sequence ACAACTAATAATTTTGAGAAAGAGGTGCTTAATTCTGCTACGCCGGTTTTACTGGATTTTTGGGCTCCTTGGTGCGGGCCGTGCAAGATGATTGCTCCCTACTTGGAGGAACTGGCGAAAGAATACTCAGGTAAATTAAAGGTTTGTAAACTAAATGTTGATGAGGCTCCGGCCTTAGCAACAAAATATTCGATTATGAGCATACCAGCGCTTCTTCTTTTTAAGGGTGGTAAAATAATGGAGAAGCGAGTAGGGGCGATGAGCAAAAAAGATCTTGAAAAAATTAGTCAAGCCTATTTGTAATTTTTTTCCTATCCTTGATGAAGCTCAAGCCAATGGCCTAAAGGTTGAGCAAAATCCGCCTAAACAGTATAGAAATTTACCTAAATAATGCTTGCGAATAAATCGATATCTTGCTATAATTTTACGACTTTTTGCGGGCCCGTAGCTCAGTTGGTTAGAGCAGCCGACTCATAATCTGCTGGTCCGGGGTTCGAGTCCCTGCGGGCCCATTATTAGGAACGAGGATAGCCGAGAAGGCAAATATCTTTATGAATTTAAAAGAAGAAATTAGAAAATTAGTGGATTTACAGGAAATCGATTTAGAGATTCATCGTTTAAAAAAAGAAAAAGATATAATAAAACCGGCCTTTTTAAAAGAAATAAAAGATGCTTTTGAAGAGAGTAAAAAGAATCTTGTCGAATTTGAGGAACAGCTAAAGAATTCACAACTTCAAAAGAAGGATCGAGAGGTAGAGCTTGCTTCCAAAGAAGAAAGCCTGAGAAAGTCACAAGGCCAGCTTCTTCAGCTAAAAACTAACAAAGAGTATCACGCTAAGCTTACTGAGATTGGTTCTTGTAAGGCTGACATTTCGGTTGCTGAAGAAGAAGTAATAAAAATTCTTGACGAAATAGAGTCAAAAAAAGATAAACTGGACCAAGCTAAAAAAGTCCTAGCTGAAGAAGAATCTAAATTTAAACAAAACGAGAAAAAAATAATCGAGGAAATCAAGGAAGTGGAAACTGAACTCCTCACTTTAGAAAATAAACGCAGAGTTATTGTTAATGAGATCGATAAAAATATTGTAAGTCGCTATGAGAGTTTGCTTAAAACCCGTAATGGTTCGGCTATCGTTGCGGTTAAAAGTAACAGTTGCAGTGCTTGTTACCTCTCACTTACTCATCAAAAAGTTAATGCGATAAAAATGTATGAAGATTTAGTTTCTTGTGAGAGTTGTGTAAGGTTACTGTACTTGCCCGAGGATATATTTTAAATGATAGTTTATGTTGATGGCGCTTCAGTTGGCAATCCCGGAAAAAGTGGGATTGGTTATTTAATCTATAAGGATGGCAAGTGTATAAAAAAAGAAAGTATTTATTTGGGTATCCAGTCAAACAATTTTGCTGAATACATGGCTTTAATTTTTTCTTTGACTGATCTTGTTGATATGAAGGCGAGTGAAGTCCAGGTATTTTCAGATAGTAAATTAGTTTGCGAGCAAATCAAGGGTAATTTTAAAGTAAAGAATCAGAATATTTATTCGCTCTATGTTTTAGCTAAAAATTTAATCGAAAAACTTGATAAATTTACGATTACTCACATTGATAGAGAAAAAAACCATGAGGCCGATAAGCTAGCAAAGAAAGCAACCGGATTTTTGGTATGATTGTAAAAAAGGTTTGTCCGGCCGCCTGTATATCGGGAAAATTTCTACGATATTTTCCCGAAGCGGCTCGGACATAATTCGTTATTGACATCTTTGATGTCAATAACTCATTTAGGAGGTAATAATGAGTGGTCATTCAAAATGGGCGAGTATAAAACATAAAAAAGGTGCTGCCGATGCAAAAAGGGGCCGCCTTTTTACTAAATTCATAAGAGAAATTACAGTTGCCGCTAAAGCCGGCGGTGGAAGCGTTGATACTAATCCAAGATTGCGAACCGCAATTGGTAGGGCTCAGGCTGCCAATATGCCTAAGGATAATATCGAGAAGGCAATTAAAAAGGGTACTGGTGAATTACCGGGTGTAACTTATGAAAGCTGTACTTTTGAAGGTTACGGTCCAGGCGGTGTGGCCATAATTGTTGATACACTTACCGACAACAAAAACCGAACTTCAGCCGAGGTGCGAAATATTTTTACTAAACGTGGTGCGAATATGGCTGGGGCTGGTAGTGTAGCTTGGATTTTTACGGCTAAAGGTTATGCTGAAATCGACAAAAGCGTAACCACTGAAGATGAACTATTTTCGATATGTATCGACGCCGGCGCAGAAGATATCAAGGCTGGCGATAAAAGCTTTGAGGTTTTTTGTGACCCTAAGGATTTCGAAAATGTAAAGGCTGCTCTCGAGGCTAAGAATATTAATATCGATACAGCTGATTTGACTAAGGTGCCTAACTCTACAGTAAAAATTGGCGGGCCGGAGGCTAAACAGCTTCTTTCCTTGATTGAAACTTTGGAGGACCACGACGATGTCCAGAAAGTCTATG is from Candidatus Omnitrophota bacterium and encodes:
- a CDS encoding YebC/PmpR family DNA-binding transcriptional regulator → MSGHSKWASIKHKKGAADAKRGRLFTKFIREITVAAKAGGGSVDTNPRLRTAIGRAQAANMPKDNIEKAIKKGTGELPGVTYESCTFEGYGPGGVAIIVDTLTDNKNRTSAEVRNIFTKRGANMAGAGSVAWIFTAKGYAEIDKSVTTEDELFSICIDAGAEDIKAGDKSFEVFCDPKDFENVKAALEAKNINIDTADLTKVPNSTVKIGGPEAKQLLSLIETLEDHDDVQKVYANFDIPDEVLEKIAQEI
- the trxA gene encoding thioredoxin; this encodes MEVTITTNNFEKEVLNSATPVLLDFWAPWCGPCKMIAPYLEELAKEYSGKLKVCKLNVDEAPALATKYSIMSIPALLLFKGGKIMEKRVGAMSKKDLEKISQAYL
- a CDS encoding ribonuclease HI family protein, yielding MIVYVDGASVGNPGKSGIGYLIYKDGKCIKKESIYLGIQSNNFAEYMALIFSLTDLVDMKASEVQVFSDSKLVCEQIKGNFKVKNQNIYSLYVLAKNLIEKLDKFTITHIDREKNHEADKLAKKATGFLV